Proteins from a single region of Paenibacillus sp. BIHB 4019:
- a CDS encoding rhodanese-like domain-containing protein has translation MNNWEEIEADVFLQLLEKGNIEAGQVIDVRESFEWDYYHLEQSTLIPMNTIPHHLGQLADDKPLYIVCAHGVRSANVCGYLEKQGYGSLHNVTGGMAAIALLQGFQYD, from the coding sequence ATGAATAATTGGGAAGAGATCGAAGCGGATGTTTTTTTGCAGCTTTTGGAGAAAGGAAATATAGAGGCAGGGCAAGTCATTGACGTTCGGGAGTCGTTTGAATGGGACTATTATCATCTAGAGCAATCTACGCTTATACCGATGAATACGATTCCTCATCACTTGGGACAATTAGCGGATGACAAGCCGCTTTATATCGTATGCGCACATGGCGTACGCAGCGCTAATGTTTGCGGATATTTAGAAAAGCAGGGCTATGGCAGCCTCCACAATGTAACCGGAGGAATGGCGGCCATAGCCCTGCTTCAAGGGTTTCAATACGACTAG
- a CDS encoding CPBP family intramembrane glutamic endopeptidase has protein sequence MKKFDIRKIRVRKVTVDELDDRMLLINLYMTQALTFIIGLIWVLFQRQSIIHLFHFPKELAVVWFGLGLAAVVLIVDLSISRFVPDEAADDGGVNDRIFRERPIWHIIVLSFVVSVCEELLFRGALQHAFGPYWTSIIFAAIHVRYLKHWIPTGLVFSISYGLGWIYIQTGSLWAPILAHFAIDMIMGFIIRFRREPKGQL, from the coding sequence ATGAAAAAATTCGACATCCGTAAAATTCGAGTGCGCAAGGTGACCGTTGACGAGCTTGACGATCGCATGCTGCTCATTAATTTGTACATGACGCAAGCACTTACTTTTATTATCGGCTTGATATGGGTTTTATTTCAGCGTCAGAGCATAATTCATTTATTTCATTTTCCAAAAGAGCTTGCCGTCGTATGGTTTGGACTAGGATTAGCGGCGGTTGTACTCATAGTAGATTTGTCCATTTCCCGCTTTGTGCCTGATGAAGCAGCCGATGATGGCGGCGTAAATGACCGGATTTTCCGTGAACGCCCGATTTGGCATATTATCGTATTGTCGTTCGTTGTCTCGGTATGCGAGGAGCTGCTTTTCAGGGGCGCTTTGCAGCACGCTTTCGGGCCATATTGGACAAGCATCATCTTTGCAGCCATTCATGTCCGGTATTTAAAGCATTGGATTCCAACTGGACTTGTGTTTTCCATCAGCTACGGCTTAGGATGGATTTATATACAAACCGGCAGCTTATGGGCCCCAATTCTTGCACACTTTGCGATAGATATGATTATGGGCTTTATTATCAGATTCAGGAGGGAACCGAAAGGGCAATTATGA
- a CDS encoding polysaccharide deacetylase family protein, with amino-acid sequence MFKRMTASLAVLLGAALVAAACSQQSVPSGSNLPQESASAQESQAAEQPTAASPALQQEEPTPSEEATPSPSKAPAAKLYKMDSVYRFKPLDKETTDKVVLLTFDDGPHNKEVLTSLLDTLDKHKAKAIFFVNGYRVKANPDLLTLIHERGQTIGNHSWDHINLKKESAAKVEQQVADVQDSVMKLTGEAPTFFRPPYGSGNDSVKEIVKNHGMLYMTWSNGSLDWEQKSPGDPDKVVASVLEQLHPGANILMHELAWTAEALDKLLMQLEDKGYGFIDPAAIDTGLAN; translated from the coding sequence ATGTTTAAACGAATGACCGCATCGCTTGCTGTTCTTTTGGGAGCTGCATTGGTTGCTGCCGCTTGCAGCCAGCAAAGCGTTCCGTCTGGCAGCAATCTGCCGCAGGAAAGTGCTTCGGCACAGGAAAGCCAAGCAGCCGAGCAGCCGACTGCCGCTTCTCCTGCCCTTCAGCAAGAGGAGCCAACGCCATCAGAAGAAGCAACGCCGTCGCCAAGCAAGGCACCGGCTGCCAAGCTGTACAAAATGGACAGCGTATACCGTTTCAAACCGCTTGATAAAGAAACGACGGATAAAGTTGTGCTGCTGACCTTTGATGATGGCCCGCACAACAAGGAGGTGCTGACCAGCCTGCTTGATACGCTGGACAAGCATAAGGCTAAGGCGATCTTTTTCGTAAACGGCTACCGGGTTAAAGCGAACCCTGATTTGCTGACGCTCATTCATGAGCGCGGACAGACGATCGGCAACCACTCCTGGGACCACATCAATTTGAAAAAAGAATCCGCCGCCAAAGTAGAGCAGCAGGTTGCTGATGTTCAGGATAGCGTCATGAAGCTAACCGGCGAAGCGCCAACGTTTTTCCGGCCCCCTTATGGCTCCGGCAACGATAGCGTTAAAGAAATCGTCAAAAACCACGGCATGCTGTACATGACGTGGTCCAATGGTTCGCTTGATTGGGAACAGAAATCTCCCGGAGATCCTGACAAAGTTGTCGCGAGTGTGCTGGAACAGCTGCACCCGGGCGCCAACATTTTAATGCATGAGCTGGCCTGGACCGCTGAAGCGCTTGACAAGCTGCTGATGCAGCTTGAAGACAAGGGCTATGGCTTCATCGATCCGGCTGCAATTGATACGGGCCTCGCGAATTAG
- a CDS encoding genetic competence negative regulator: MKIERLSQDKIKIFLTFDDLLERGIQKDDMWREIPKVHELFSEMMDQAYSELGFDASGPLAVEVFALPAQGMVVIVTRGKMNGSSEERTSDDDDADDEIYEMEVTLEQSDIVMYSFRDFEDVIQVCRQLQAAALTEDGRLYAYNNKYILALEPALIETSRHNAVIALLAEYGEATSVTYAMLEEYGKVIMPSEAVKEICTHFFN; encoded by the coding sequence ATGAAGATCGAACGACTTAGTCAGGACAAGATAAAAATATTTCTGACGTTCGACGACCTGCTGGAACGAGGGATCCAGAAGGACGACATGTGGCGCGAAATTCCAAAGGTGCACGAACTATTCAGTGAAATGATGGATCAAGCATACAGTGAACTTGGATTCGATGCCAGCGGACCGTTAGCGGTCGAAGTGTTTGCCCTGCCGGCCCAAGGTATGGTCGTGATTGTCACTCGCGGCAAAATGAACGGAAGCTCGGAAGAGAGAACGTCCGATGATGATGACGCAGATGACGAAATTTACGAAATGGAAGTGACGCTTGAGCAAAGCGATATCGTCATGTATTCCTTTCGGGATTTCGAGGATGTTATACAGGTTTGCAGACAGCTGCAAGCCGCTGCCCTGACAGAAGATGGGCGCCTGTATGCTTACAATAATAAATATATACTGGCGCTGGAACCGGCTTTGATTGAAACGTCCCGCCACAATGCCGTTATTGCCCTGCTGGCAGAATACGGCGAAGCCACATCGGTCACTTATGCGATGCTGGAGGAATACGGGAAAGTAATCATGCCTTCCGAGGCTGTGAAAGAAATATGCACTCATTTTTTCAACTAG